From Acidimicrobiales bacterium, one genomic window encodes:
- the ssb gene encoding single-stranded DNA-binding protein — protein sequence MSNGNHVSIVGNLTRDPELRFTPSGQATATFGVAVNRRWQNRQNQEWEEATSFFDVVCWGQLAENAAQSLSKGTRILVSGRLDQRSWETSERERRSKIEITADEVAPSLRWATATISKNERRSPEGNSNSSSSYSGGGSRPAPNEAHGEYHYEEEPF from the coding sequence ATGTCGAACGGAAACCACGTAAGCATCGTCGGAAACCTCACCCGCGACCCCGAATTGCGGTTCACCCCTTCCGGTCAGGCGACCGCGACCTTCGGCGTCGCCGTCAACCGCCGCTGGCAGAACCGGCAGAACCAAGAGTGGGAAGAGGCCACATCTTTCTTCGACGTCGTCTGCTGGGGCCAGCTGGCGGAGAACGCCGCCCAGTCGCTCTCGAAGGGAACCCGGATCCTGGTATCCGGGCGCCTGGATCAGCGCAGCTGGGAGACGTCGGAACGGGAGCGTCGTTCCAAGATCGAGATCACCGCGGACGAGGTCGCACCGAGCCTGCGTTGGGCCACAGCCACCATCAGCAAGAACGAGCGCCGCAGCCCGGAGGGTAACTCCAACAGCAGCTCTTCCTACAGTGGCGGCGGCAGCCGGCCCGCGCCGAACGAAGCCCACGGGGAGTACCACTACGAAGAGGAGCCCTTCTAG
- the rpsF gene encoding 30S ribosomal protein S6: MRHYEVMVILDAGLEEDDIRTIVDRATQAITGAGGTVDKVDRWGKRRFAYEVHHRTEGYYVLLEATAEPGAVESVERVLTLADEVIRHKVIRLPEKAVGKALSRPTGPSGNGAPAEANANGAN; this comes from the coding sequence ATGCGGCATTACGAAGTCATGGTCATCCTCGACGCTGGGCTGGAAGAGGACGACATCCGGACCATCGTTGACCGAGCCACGCAGGCAATCACCGGCGCGGGTGGAACCGTCGACAAGGTGGACCGATGGGGGAAGCGCCGCTTCGCCTATGAGGTCCATCACCGCACCGAGGGTTACTACGTGCTGTTGGAAGCCACTGCTGAGCCGGGCGCGGTCGAAAGCGTTGAACGGGTGCTCACCCTCGCAGACGAAGTCATCCGCCACAAAGTGATCCGCCTGCCTGAGAAGGCGGTCGGAAAGGCCCTTTCGAGACCGACGGGGCCCTCCGGCAACGGCGCACCGGCGGAAGCAAACGCGAACGGAGCGAACTAA
- a CDS encoding DUF192 domain-containing protein, with protein sequence MQLDRQWFESPPAWVVRRLTQTAWVIAALGVFAFLIVGANRPANPYLVPVTGRVTDKHFSGFGATFVTITAGTGLRASHRPVCALLATTTAQQDRGLMNQTSLHGWPGMVFEFPAPTQVRFYMKDTLIPLSIAWFAADGGYVSSTNMNPCPATVTPCPTFGASATYQTAIEVPKGGLAALGIGPGSSIQLGGPCSG encoded by the coding sequence ATGCAGCTCGACCGGCAGTGGTTTGAGAGCCCGCCGGCGTGGGTTGTCCGCCGCTTGACTCAGACCGCTTGGGTCATCGCCGCTCTCGGCGTGTTCGCTTTTCTCATCGTGGGTGCGAACCGCCCCGCCAATCCGTATCTCGTACCGGTGACCGGCCGGGTTACCGACAAACACTTCTCGGGGTTCGGCGCGACCTTCGTCACGATCACCGCCGGCACCGGTCTCCGTGCATCGCACCGTCCTGTGTGCGCCCTTCTGGCGACTACGACCGCACAGCAGGATCGGGGCCTAATGAACCAAACGTCGTTGCACGGCTGGCCGGGAATGGTTTTCGAGTTCCCGGCTCCGACGCAGGTGCGCTTCTACATGAAGGACACGCTCATCCCTCTTTCAATCGCGTGGTTCGCGGCGGACGGAGGCTACGTGTCCTCCACGAACATGAACCCGTGCCCGGCGACGGTTACGCCCTGCCCGACGTTCGGTGCGTCCGCTACCTACCAAACGGCGATCGAGGTTCCGAAGGGCGGCCTGGCTGCGTTAGGCATCGGACCAGGTTCTTCCATCCAGCTGGGCGGTCCCTGCTCGGGCTGA